In Musa acuminata AAA Group cultivar baxijiao chromosome BXJ2-10, Cavendish_Baxijiao_AAA, whole genome shotgun sequence, a genomic segment contains:
- the LOC104001022 gene encoding uncharacterized protein LOC104001022, whose translation MAEDLVLDTAIRDWVLVPLSVVMVLIGVLRYFVSKLMRSHQAPDLKVVKEGQVILRARNLRAAAGFIPAKSFRARKIYYTNEENGLLHVPKGQAQNAQAQMFSDPNLAMDMMKKNLSMIIPQTLTFAWVNFFFSGFVAAKIPFPLTHRFRGMLQNGIDLSTVDVSYVSSRSWYFLNLFGLRGLFSLILGEENAMDDTQRMMQMSGFGFDPTKSLGAEKDSIDIIQHDWALPKLEKRAEDVLKKLVK comes from the exons ATGGCGGAGGATCTTGTTCTGGACACGGCGATAAGGGATTGGGTCCTCGTGCCTCTGTCGGTGGTGATGGTGTTGATCGGCGTCCTCCGCTACTTCGTGTCCAAGCTCATGCGGTCCCACCAGGCCCCCGACCTCAAGGTCGTCAAGGAAGG GCAGGTAATTCTGAGGGCGAGGAACTTGAGAGCCGCAGCTGGATTCATCCCGGCCAAGTCTTTTCGGGCCCGGAAGATTTATTACACCAACGAG GAGAATGGCTTACTGCATGTTCCCAAAGGCCAGGCTCAAAATGCACAGGCTCAGATGTTTTCAGACCCAAACTTAGCTATGGATATGATGAAGAAGAACCTTTCAATGATCATACCACAG ACACTTACATTTGCATGGGTGAACTTTTTCTTCTCTGGTTTTGTGGCAG CAAAAATACCATTTCCCTTGACCCATAGATTTAGGGGAATGCTGCAGAATGGAATCGATTTAAGCACTGTCGATGTGAGCTATGTCAGCAGTCGTTCCTG GTACTTTctaaatttgtttggactaagggGTTTATTCAGCCTAATTCTGGGTGAAGAGAATG CTATGGACGACACGCAGCGGATGATGCAAATGAGCGGATTTGGTTTTGATCCAACAAAg AGCTTGGGTGCGGAGAAGGATAGCATTGACATCATTCAGCACGATTGGGCACTGCCCAAGCTGGAAAAACGTGCTGAGGATGTGTTGAAGAAACTAGTTAAGTAG
- the LOC135624885 gene encoding triose phosphate/phosphate translocator, chloroplastic-like codes for MAAAGAISGTGSGITGLLRLRRPAARNPAIAAGSLADGGNPIWSRQLSLIHLDRSFPPSRIATAAAVSKKDGLLRPVAAAASSSPAEGSDHVGEAEVGFAAKYPALVTGFFFFMWYFLNVIFNIINKTIYNYFPYPYFVSVIHLSVGVVYCLVSWAVGLPKRAPIDSDLLKLLIPVAVGHAIGHVTSNVSFAAVAVSFTHTIKALEPFFNASASQFILGQPIPLTLWLSLAPVVIGVSMASLTELSFNWTGFISAMISNISFTYRSIYSKKAMTDMDSTNVYAYISIIALFVCIPPAILLEGPQLMQHGFKDAIAKVGMTKFLSDLFWVGMFYHLYNQLAANTLERVAPLTHAVGNVLKRVFVIGFSIIIFGNKISTQTGIGTCIAIGGVALYSYIKAKMEEEKRQLKAA; via the exons ATGGCGGCGGCGGGCGCTATATCCGGCACCGGAAGCGGCATCACCGGCCTTCTCCGCCTCCGGCGCCCGGCCGCGAGGAACCCAGCCATCGCCGCCGGTTCCTTGGCCGACGGAGGGAACCCCATCTGGAGCCGCCAGCTCTCGCTCATCCACCTCGACCGCTCCTTTCCGCCATCGAGgatcgccaccgccgctgctgtaTCCAAGAAGGATGGGCTCCTCCGCCCCGTGGCCGCCGCCGCGTCCTCCTCGCCGGCCGAAGGGAGCGATCACGTCGG GGAAGCGGAAGTGGGTTTCGCTGCGAAGTACCCCGCTCTCGTcaccggcttcttcttcttcatgtg GTATTTCTTGAACGTGATATTTAACATCATCAACAAGACGATCTATAATTATTTTCCCTACCCTTA CTTTGTGTCGGTGATACACCTCTCCGTGGGCGTGGTGTATTGTTTGGTGAGCTGGGCCGTCGGTCTTCCCAAGCGCGCC CCCATCGACTCGGATCTGTTGAAGCTGCTCATCCCTGTTGCAGTCGGCCATGCTATCGGTCATGTCACTAGCAATGTGTCATTTGCTGCTGTTGCAGTTTCATTCACTCACACAATCAAGG CACTGGAACCCTTCTTCAATGCATCAGCTTCTCAATTCATCCTAGGACAACCGATACCATTGACGCTCTGGTTATCTCTAGCTCCAGTTGTTATTG GTGTCTCAATGGCATCCCTCACGGAACTATCATTCAATTGGACTGGCTTCATTAGTGCCATGATCTCAAACATCTCCTTCACATACAGGAGCATCTATTCCAAGAAAGCCATG ACTGACATGGACAGCACAAATGTGTATGCATACATATCAATCATTGCTCTATTTGTTTGTATTCCTCCTGCAATTCTT CTTGAGGGTCCTCAACTAATGCAACATGGCTTCAAGGATGCAATTGCAAAAGTAGGCATGACAAAGTTCCTCTCTGATCTTTTCTGGGTGGGGATGTTTTATCACCTCTATAATCAG TTAGCAGCCAACACCTTGGAACGAGTTGCTCCTCTCACACATGCAGTTGGGAATGTTCTGAAACGTGTGTTTGTGATTGGCTTTTCAATTATAATATTCG GCAATAAGATTTCAACACAAACGGGTATCGGAACTTGCATAGCAATTGGAGGAGTTGCCCTTTACTCATACATCAAGGCAAAGATGGAAGAGGAGAAAAGA CAATTGAAAGCTGCATGA
- the LOC135624886 gene encoding receptor-like protein kinase HSL1 translates to MALAALAVLFLFQLCRLSLSLNQEGLYLLQAKRGLEDPDNALSDWNPRDSTPCNWTGIACSSAGATVTSVDLTGLGLTGPFPASLCRIPNLAFLSLSWNNINSSLPDSAVGPCAALAHLDLSQNLLVGPLPDALAALPSLAHLDLTGNNFSGPIPPSFGRFPVIQDLSLVANLLTSTVPAFLGNLSTLRQLNLSYNPFAPGGIPPSLGNLSSLEVLWLAGCNLIGDIPPSLGRLSKLADLDLSTNALSGRIPESIANLSSVVQIELYNNSLSGPVPPGFGKLSSLLRVDASMNHLEGSLPEDLFDAPFLESVHFYSNRITGSVPSGVSRSTSLIELRLFANRLNGSLPAELGKNSLLMVLDLSDNLISGEIPQSICDRGVLEELLLIDNLFSGRLPEGLSRCRTLTRVRLRNNQLSGEVPAGFWGLPHLWLLELRGNSFSGGISPVISSAANLSKILIDDNQFSGSIPSEMGALSKLYEFSASNNRLSGPLPSSLGYLAELGQLDLHHNFLSGELLRGIQSWKKLSELNLADNEFTGRIPPELGDLPVLNYLDLSGNLLTGDIPLQLQNLKLNEFNLSNNDLSGPLPPLFARDIYRNSFLGNPGLCHEFSGLCPVSRGTGDRHGFIWLLRSIFMLATLVFVVGVAWFFWRYRKYKKAQLTPDKSKWTLTSFHKLGFSEYEILDCLDEDNVIGSGGSGKVYKAVLSNGEMVAVKKLWGTSKKDVENANQSVDDGFAAEVATLGKIRHKNIVKLWCCCTHKDCKLLVYEFMPNGSLGDLLHSNKGALLDWPTRYKIALDAAEGLSYLHHDCMPPIVHRDVKSNNILLDGEYGAKVADFGVAKTVEMMGKGPKSMSVIAGSCGYIAPEYAYTLRVNEKSDIYSFGVVILELVTGKFPVDPEFGEKDLVKWVTCAMEQNGVDHVIDPKLDVRQHREEINKALSIGLLCTSSLPINRPSMRRVVKMLQEVRAENRTQIETKDGKLSPYYREEVDPNSSV, encoded by the exons ATGGCGCTTGCAGCTTTAGCTGTGCTCTTCTTGTTCCAGCTCTGCCGCCTTTCCCTGTCCTTGAACCAGGAAGGTCTCTACCTGTTGCAAGCCAAGAGGGGTCTCGAAGACCCCGACAACGCACTCTCCGACTGGAACCCTCGTGACTCCACTCCTTGCAACTGGACCGGCATCGCTTGCTCGTCGGCGGGGGCCACCGTCACCAGCGTCGACCTCACCGGCCTCGGCCTTACCGGGCCCTTCCCTGCCTCCCTCTGCCGCATCCCTAACCTcgctttcctctccctctcctgGAACAACATCAACTCCTCCCTCCCGGACTCCGCCGTCGGTCCCTGCGCCGCCCTCGCCCACCTCGACCTCTCCCAGAACCTCCTCGTCGGCCCACTCCCCGACGCCCTCGCCGCCCTGCCGTCCCTCGCTCACCTCGACCTCACCGGTAACAACTTTTCTGGCCCCATCCCGCCCTCCTTCGGCCGCTTCCCCGTCATCCAGGATCTCTCGCTCGTCGCGAATCTGCTCACCTCCACTGTCCCTGCCTTCTTGGGCAACCTCAGCACCCTCCGCCAGCTTAACCTCTCCTACAACCCCTTCGCCCCCGGCGGCATCCCTCCCTCCCTCGGTAATCTCTCCTCCCTCGAGGTCCTCTGGCTCGCCGGCTGCAACCTCATCGGCGATATTCCGCCATCGCTCGGTCGGCTCTCGAAGCTTGCCGACCTCGACCTGTCCACCAATGCGCTCTCCGGGCGTATCCCGGAGTCCATCGCCAACCTCTCTAGCGTCGTCCAGATCGAGCTGTACAATAACTCGCTCTCCGGTCCCGTTCCGCCGGGCTTCGGCAAGCTCAGCTCGCTGCTCCGCGTCGACGCCTCCATGAACCACCTCGAGGGGTCTCTTCCGGAGGACCTCTTCGACGCCCCCTTCCTCGAGAGCGTGCATTTCTACTCGAACCGGATCACCGGCAGCGTGCCCTCTGGCGTCTCGCGCTCCACGAGCCTGATCGAGCTCCGGCTCTTTGCCAAccggctcaatggctctctccctGCCGAATTGGGCAAGAATTCGCTGCTTATGGTGCTCGATCTGTCGGATAATCTGATCTCTGGTGAGATACCACAGAGCATCTGCGACCGCGGCGTACTAGAGGAGCTGCTTTTGATCGACAATTTGTTCTCGGGTCGCCTCCCGGAAGGCCTCAGCCGCTGCCGGACTCTTACCCGCGTCCGGCTCAGGAACAATCAGCTGTCCGGCGAGGTTCCTGCCGGGTTCTGGGGATTACCCCATCTTTGGCTGCTCGAGCTCAGAGGAAATTCCTTCTCTGGTGGGATCTCTCCGGTCATCTCCAGTGCCGCAAACCTCTCCAAGATCCTCATCGACGACAACCAGTTCAGTGGCAGCATCCCATCCGAAATGGGAGCTCTGTCGAAGCTCTACGAGTTCTCCGCCTCGAACAACCGTCTCTCGGGGCCGCTCCCGTCGTCCCTCGGTTACTTGGCGGAGCTCGGGCAGCTCGACCTCCACCACAATTTCCTCTCAGGCGAGTTACTTCGTGGAATCCAATCGTGGAAGAAGCTCAGCGAGCTGAACCTCGCTGACAACGAGTTCACCGGCCGCATACCTCCGGAGCTCGGCGACCTCCCAGTGCTCAACTACCTTGATCTCTCCGGCAATCTGCTCACCGGCGACATACCCCTGCAGTTGCAGAACTTAAAGCTCAACGAGTTCAACCTATCAAACAATGATCTCTCGGGCCCTCTTCCACCTCTTTTCGCACGCGACATCTACCGGAACAGCTTCCTGGGCAATCCGGGATTGTGCCACGAGTTCTCGGGCTTGTGCCCTGTTTCACGTGGCACTGGGGATCGTCACGGCTTCATCTGGTTGCTCCGCTCGATCTTTATGCTGGCTACGTTGGTCTTTGTCGTCGGAGTTGCGTGGTTCTTTTGGCGGTATCGGAAGTACAAGAAGGCGCAGCTGACACCAGACAAGTCCAAATGGACGTTGACCTCGTTCCACAAGCTCGGATTCAGCGAGTACGAGATCCTGGATTGCCTCGACGAAGACAATGTGATTGGGAGTGGCGGCTCAGGGAAGGTCTACAAGGCGGTGCTAAGCAACGGAGAGATGGTCGCGGTGAAGAAGCTTTGGGGCACATCGAAGAAGGACGTCGAGAACGCGAACCAGTCCGTGGACGATGGTTTCGCGGCGGAGGTCGCGACGTTGGGGAAGATTAGGCACAAGAACATCGTGAAGCTGTGGTGTTGCTGCACTCACAAGGACTGCAAGCTTCTGGTGTACGAGTTCATGCCGAATGGGAGCTTGGGAGACCTGTTGCACAGCAACAAAGGAGCACTCTTGGACTGGCCAACGAGGTACAAGATTGCGCTCGATGCGGCGGAGGGGCTCAGCTATCTACACCACGACTGCATGCCGCCGATCGTGCACAGAGATGTGAAGTCCAACAACATCCTGTTGGATGGTGAATACGGTGCCAAAGTAGCAGACTTCGGGGTGGCGAAAACTGTGGAGATGATGGGGAAGGGACCCAAATCCATGTCCGTGATCGCTGGTTCATGCGGATACATCGCGCCAG AGTACGCGTACACTCTGCGGGTGAACGAGAAGAGTGACATCTACAGCTTCGGCGTGGTGATCCTGGAGCTTGTGACGGGGAAGTTCCCGGTCGATCCAGAGTTCGGGGAGAAGGACTTGGTGAAGTGGGTGACCTGCGCAATGGAGCAGAATGGGGTGGACCATGTGATTGACCCAAAGCTTGATGTGCGCCAGCATAGGGAGGAGATCAACAAGGCGCTCAGCATCGGGCTTCTCTGCACCAGCTCTCTTCCGATCAACCGCCCGTCGATGAGGAGGGTGGTGAAGATGCTCCAAGAAGTGAGAGCAGAGAACAGGACCCAGATCGAGACAAAGGATGGGAAGCTCTCTCCTTACTACCGTGAAGAAGTGGATCCCAACTCTTCGGTGTAA